The genomic DNA CATAagcagagttttttttttatatttcatcATAGGTTTAGAGTAGTTGACCCACTTAATTCCTACTTTATACCTcagttttgtttccctttcccttgAGTAAATGGGAAGCAATGTCATAACTCAAGCCTCGATGAAAGGTTGACAATTGATTCAAATCTTAATACATAACAAAGAGAGTGTCTAACCCCTATCATTTGTATAAGCATTAATTTAACCACTAATTAATTATATAGTTaaataagttgaattaattaaattttaaaaaattataaaattttaattaatataattaaaggtGATTAAAGATGTTTTGATATTATTTCTAATACAATTATTATAAAATCAGATAACTATTTTCAGGGGCAACCATAGACTCAAATGCTTAAGCTCAAGCCACTCATCTATACTTTATGAACCCTATTTAATATTTCACCTCTCTTGGTACCAATTGACACACTCGATTCAGatgagaaaataatttttaaactcaaCTATTAACTAAAAATTCTTGTACACAAGTTAACTTTAGTTCACTTGTCTAAGCTCACAAACTCTCTTTATTTCTTAATTCATCGCATTGAGACTAAATTAAGGTATCATAACATTATCTTGCATAGAGGTTTAGAAGAGAATAAGATTCATGTATAGATAATTGATACTAAAATAACTTATCTtgttaatgaaaaataaattagtaTGTTATTTGACTTGTTGTTAACTGCTTAGCGCAACAATTCTAATGTGACTATTAATTATGTGCCTAGGCCTAATAAAATCATGTGTGATTTAGGGCCATAAATAAACCTTATTTTCTAATTTTGCACACCAATAAATCCTGCTTTATGATTTACAAGGGATATTGATTTGAAGTTGATAAGATTTAGGCTTTCTATGCACTGGAGCTTAGAGAACACGTTGAGGTGCTTTGGAGGATGTAGGATATTAGATTTGTTTTGGAGAGGAAGATTTGCTTCTTGAAGAATTTACTCTTGGTGTTGGGGGCACTCAAAGGTAAAAAGGTTAAGGATGAAGGGTAAGAGGGCTTTAATGTAAGGTGCAGACATCAACATATCTAACATTTATTATAGATTTCTTTTGGAATATTAAATTTTGATTCATGTGGTGAAGTAGGATGTAATATtaaattttgtatatattttatgatgtatgatgtaaaagtatttttaaaaaaagaagcAGTGCTCGTAAGAAAAAATTGGGGCATAATTTATAGTTTTGCCCAGGGCCTTTAAACAACAAGGACCGACTCTGATTGTTGGGTTATTATATAACGACGTAGGAAGACTCTTTAACAAGACGGAGATAATTCATTGCTACTTATGTTTTCAGGGATGACCAATCTTTTTGCTGAACTGTTATCGAAAAGGATATTCTTAGGACTAGTATGAGCGGATTCCCGTTGAAAAATGAGTTTGGTGAAAAATCAAAATGGCGGCTATCATTTGACAAATCTTATGGGCATGTCTTttcgccatgcgcctatggtttgtgtacctgcatgaacctccctccatattcgtggggccgacactagggggaccgttaaggtagcggatctacctttatgGGCATGTCTTTTTCCCATTTAAGTCAAATTTAAGTCCTATTTAAATAAACTATCTAAAATAACTGTGGACCTGATTGTAAATTTTAAGTTGTAGCAGGTAGCTGTTACAAAGGGTAACAGCTTATTATTAGCTGCTATAATATAATAACATGTTACTAATTGATACAATATCATTATCTCTTATGTTCATCTTATTTATTAGGAAGAGATAACCTAATTAATGTGAAGGTCGTCAGCAGCTGGCTATTAAACTTACGGTACTGATTGGTGCTCATGCACGAGTCCATCGAGGTCACCCCACCTACCTATCCACAACTCCAAATCATCCCTCGATCATCTCCGAATCAATCCAAAGCAAAACGCAACCAGATCTAAACCAAAAGAAATATCATATCGGCACCTGAAATGCCAATGTCGTAGCCGAAAATGAGACCATCGATGGCACCGACGACGCAGGTGAAGAACATTAAGAATGTGAGCTTCTCGGGGTACTCCCTTCCGCCTCCAGAGTCGACCATGGCTCCATCCGCCATTGCTTCTGCCGAACACACAAGAACGGAgacgaggaagaagaaaggtATGCGAAAGGGTGAGGGAAGCGTGGGGTTTAAATAAATTAAAGCACCTCGGAATTCCACGTACCAACATGGGGCGGGCGATCGTGCCTGTCGATTGGGTTCCTTGTTTCAACCTTCTCCATTGGAATTAAAAGCTCTGCGTAGGCAGCTCCGGTTAAAGATTTAAAtgaattctttttattttatgtcacattaataatataaaaatttattaaaatatttttaatggttagaactctaaataaattttttatggtTCAATTTATAGCCTCAGTTACGTAATTTTATATCTATTATATTAATTCCAAGACAATAaaatagatttaaattttaattatatttttaggaCATCCGTAGCCTAAACCACTTAAAGAATTTTATGCTCTATAACATCATTATCacatcaaaaatcaaaaattttatttcttttaaaaatcactctctattatcataaaatctctctttttaaaaaatttcattttttaaaaaattctctctttatcctctctctccactattttatttttataaacttaATCTTAAGATTTTGAtacaagtttataaaaaaaactataaaccCCATCTATACAATGAGAGAAAGATTTATATTAAAAGATTTATAACATAAATTACATGTTATAAACCTCTCACTACATATTATAAATCCCAAACCTCACCTTACCATGATTTAAGATTTTTTATTCACTCTCCTTTTATTTAGTTGTTTTCCAAAAAAATATCTGACCGCAACAAAAAAGAAAACTGTAATATCAACCATTTGTTCTTCCTTCATCTCAGACGAACAAATTCCTGAGGCTCCGCAGATGAGCAACGACATCGGACATGTGCATTCGATCCCCGGGCATGCGTTTGGTGCATGCGAGACCGATCCTTGCAAGGGAAATCCAACACTCTTCGATACTATTCAACGAGTTCGTTCCATTTTCACGCAGGAGTGAAGCTGGATCAACAATCTCCAAGACTCCTCTCGTCTCCACAAGTGTGTGCAGATTAAGCCCGTCCTTAAACATGTCGTCCAGAGGGCTCTTCCCTGACAATAGCTCCATTAGGAGCACTCCGAAACTGTAGACATCGCCGCTTGTGGAAACAGGACTGCCTTCTCCGTACTCTGCAAAAGCAAAAGCAAATAGATAAGCAAGTGAAGTTTAGCAATTGAATGTTTAGTAGTTTGGTTTCACCTGGAAGGACATAGCCAATGGTGCCTCTCAATCCAAATGAGTTGCTTCTGTCAGCCAAGCACCTGCTCATTCCTTCAGGGAGGAACTTAGAGAGCCCGAAATCGCCAACAtgagccaccatctcctcgtccAGGAGAATGTTGCTAGGCTTTAGATCGCAGTGGACCACCGGTGGTTTGCAATTGTTGTGAAGATAATCCAACGCTTCAGCGACATCGATTCCTATGTTCAACATCTCTGTCAGCCTTAGATTTCTTGCATTTTGATGATGAGCTTCTTCGAGATTTGGGTGCAGCCACCTGTCTAAGCTCTTGTTGGGCATGAATTCGAAGACTAAGGCCTTGAAGTCGTCGCCGTTCAAGTCGATGCTAGAGCAGCAGGTTATGATCTTGATGAGATCAAGATTCCGGTGGCGGATGCGACTTAAAGCCTCGCATTCCGCTATAAAACTCTGGGAGGATCCCAATTGTTGGAGGTCGAACACCTTCACGGCAACAGCTCTGTTCTCGCTATCCAAGGTCGCTTTGTACACTGAGCCGTAGCTCCCTCTGCCGATTAGATTGGCGGCATCGAATCCTGCTGTAGATCTCGACAACTCCGCATACGATATCATTGGGTACTGGGCATCCAAGCCAGAAGACAATGGTGTCGATTGCATTTTTTTGCTGCGTCTCCGGTAAATAAGAACAAAGATGATGATCCACAATAACACAAAACAGAGACTGGAACCAGCGATTAGAAGCGGAACCAATTTGGACTTTTTTCTTTCTAGATGCTGCATGGGGCATGCAGGCAAGTGGAGTTCTTGAATGCCCCCACAGAGTTCATTGTTCCCGGCAATAAAAAAGCTAGAAATGTTCTGGAAGACACCGTTGGTCGGAACTGGTCCCTCCAGGCGGTTGAAAGAGAGATCAATGGCATATAAAAAACTCAAGTTTTGGAAGAACAGTGGAATGCCGCCTGACAAATCATTGTGCGAAATATACAACTGTTCTAGCCCCTTGATGGAGCTCAATGTCCCTGGAATTACGCCGGACAAGTTATTTTTCGTCAGATTTAGGGTTCTGAGTCCGGCTATGTTGCCGAGAGCAGAAGGTATTGTCCCTTCTAATAAGTTGTCGTCCAAGATCAGGTATTCCAGTGACACAGTCTCCGATTGTGCTTGGTATCACGCCTTCCAATATATTTCTAGATACAGAGAAAATTCTTGCATTCTTTAACTTTCCTACCTCGAAAGGAATCGGTCCTGTGAGTAAATTAGAGCTCAAATCAATGGCCTGTGACAGAAAGGGTAAGTCGACAACTTCTTTCGGTATGGCACCGTCGAGAAAATTGTTGGACAATGATAAATAGGTTAGGTGTTGCAGGCGTCCAAGTGTGGCTGGAATTGTGCATGCCTCGCAATGCGTTGAGGGACGCATTGAGAATCAACAGTAGTGTGAGATTGCCGAGAGTGGGTGGTATGTGCCCAGAGAGGCTGTTGTCATCCAAGACCAGGACCCGCAAGTGTCGGAGACGGCCAATCCCTTCCGGGATGTCGCCGATGAAGTTGTTATAGCTCAATACGAATCTTTGCAAGGCCGCCAGGTTCCCGATCCCCGGTGGTATGCTCCCTGAGATCAGATTATCTGACACGCACAAGTTTTGAAGTTTCTCGGATAAATTGGCGACGAGATGTGGCAGCGACCCGCCGAAGTTGTTTGATTGGAGGTAGACACTCTCTAAGTTGGAACAGTTGGTCAGTGAAGCTAAGAAATCCCAGTCATTGGCGGTTTGTGCTTCAAAGTGGTTTCCAAAGATGATGAACCAGGTGAGCTTTGCTAATCTTCCCATGTTTGGAGGCAATCTCCCGCTGAAATTGTTTGATGCGAGTTCAAAATTTTCGAGGTCGGAGCAGTTGGTGATGGAAGATGGAAATGGTCCGCTGAATTTATTGCTGCTCAATAAAAGCTTTCTCAGATTGCGGAACTTGCTTCCGAAGTCAGCCGGAAGTTCCCCGGACAAGTGATTCACCGCCATGCCGAGGCCTTGCAGAGAGGTCAAATTGTAGAGCGAAGTAGGGATTGTACCTGTGAGGTTGTTGACGCCGAGATTAAGAGTGCGGAGTCGGGCAAGTCGGCCGAGAACTTCCGGGATGACACCCTCTATGTGGTTATAGTGCAGCGCCAGGACCTCGAGGGATGAGGCATTGGCGAGCGATGTAGGTATGACTCCTGTGAGGCTATTGTTGCTGAGATAAAGACTAGTAAGCCTCTTGAAGGAGCCGAGCCAGGGCGGAACAGATCCCACGAATCGATTGCCATGCAGGTTGATTATTGTCAGCTCCGAGCAATTGACCAACTCTAGAGGGATCTCCTCGCCGAGGGAGTTGAATCGGAGGACGAGGAACCGCAAGCGCCGGAGGTGGCCGATGGAGGAAGGGATGCCGCCATGGAGTGAGTTGTTGTTGAGGAAGATGCTTCGGAGGAAGGAGAGGTTGCCGATGGAAGGGGAGATCTGGCCCGTGAGGCCAGCGGCGGTGAGATTTATTGCCGTCACCCTCTCCAGGTGCCTACGGCCGCATGTCACTCCCTGCCACGTGCAGAAATGGGAGCTTTGGTTCCACGACAACAGCGCAGTGCCTCCGCCATCGTCGAGCTTCTCTTTGAAAGCCAGAAGCGCCGCCCCATCGCCTTCCGGCCACGGGGAGATCGTTGCCTTTGCGGTGACCGACGCAAACAAGAGGGAGATGAGAACTGGGAGTGGTGCGCACAGCGGAGACATGGTTTTGATGTTTTCCTCTCATCTAGATAGATGGGTTATTATATAACAACAAGACGGAAGACTCTTTAACAAGACGGAGATTCCTCTGAGCGGTTA from Zingiber officinale cultivar Zhangliang chromosome 4A, Zo_v1.1, whole genome shotgun sequence includes the following:
- the LOC121972647 gene encoding putative receptor-like protein kinase At3g47110, with amino-acid sequence MSPLCAPLPVLISLLFASVTAKATISPWPEGDGAALLAFKEKLDDGGGTALLSWNQSSHFCTWQGVTCGRRHLERVTAINLTAAGLTGQISPSIGNLSFLRSIFLNNNSLHGGIPSSIGHLRRLRFLVLRFNSLGEEIPLELVNCSELTIINLHGNRFVGSVPPWLGSFKRLTSLYLSNNSLTGVIPTSLANASSLEVLALHYNHIEGVIPEVLGRLARLRTLNLGVNNLTGTIPTSLYNLTSLQGLGMAVNHLSGELPADFGSKFRNLRKLLLSSNKFSGPFPSSITNCSDLENFELASNNFSGRLPPNMGRLAKLTWFIIFGNHFEAQTANDWDFLASLTNCSNLESVYLQSNNFGGSLPHLVANLSEKLQNLCVSDNLISGSIPPGIGNLAALQRFVLSYNNFIGDIPEGIGRLRHLRVLVLDDNSLSGHIPPTLGNLTLLLILNASLNALRGTLSSIKGLEQLYISHNDLSGGIPLFFQNLSFLYAIDLSFNRLEGPVPTNGVFQNISSFFIAGNNELCGGIQELHLPACPMQHLERKKSKLVPLLIAGSSLCFVLLWIIIFVLIYRRRSKKMQSTPLSSGLDAQYPMISYAELSRSTAGFDAANLIGRGSYGSVYKATLDSENRAVAVKVFDLQQLGSSQSFIAECEALSRIRHRNLDLIKIITCCSSIDLNGDDFKALVFEFMPNKSLDRWLHPNLEEAHHQNARNLRLTEMLNIGIDVAEALDYLHNNCKPPVVHCDLKPSNILLDEEMVAHVGDFGLSKFLPEGMSRCLADRSNSFGLRGTIGYVLPEYGEGSPVSTSGDVYSFGVLLMELLSGKSPLDDMFKDGLNLHTLVETRGVLEIVDPASLLRENGTNSLNSIEECWISLARIGLACTKRMPGDRMHMSDVVAHLRSLRNLFV